The genomic interval GGCCGTTGATGAGACGGTCAGCAAGTTCGAAGCGTCGGGCAACGAGCAACTGCTCGACAATAACTTCGAAGCGGCCTTTCGCCTGATGACAAGCGCTCAGGCGCGCGACGCGTTCGATCTCTCGAAAGAACCGCAGGCCCTGCGCGACCGCTATGGCATGACGCGCTTTGGACAATGCTGCTTGCTGGCCCGCCGCTTGATCGAAGCGGGGGTCCGCTTCGTCACGATCAACACGTTTCTGACCGTGTTCGACGAGATCACCTGGGACATTCACGGCTCGAAGCCGTTCACCTCGATCGAAGGCATGCGCGACATCGTCGCCCCGATGTACGACCAGGCTTACAGCACACTGCTCGAGGATCTCACCGAGCGGGGCCTGCTCGGCAATACGCTGGTCTGCAACTTGCAAGAATTCGGCCGCACGCCGCGCGTCAATCCGGCCGGCGGACGCGACCATTGGCCGCAATGCTGGACCAGCCACTTCGCCGGCGGCGGTGTGCAAGGGGGCCGCGTCGTGGGACGTAGCGATGCCATTGGTGGCGTGCCCGCCGAGCGCCCCGTCGACCCGCCCGAGATCGTGGGCACCATTTACCGCAGCCTGGGGCTGGACCTGGAAACCAAGCTCCCCGGTCCGCAAGGACGGCCGTTCCCGCTGGTCGACTTCGGCAAGCATGAAATCAAAGAGCTCTTCTAATGGCGCTATCGACGGCCTGGAAAACAATCGAGCGGGCCGATACGTCGCGCCGCCGGTTCATCACGATTTCGCGCGTGACGCTGCTGCTCGCTGGCAGCCTGGCATCTGCACTGAATTATCCGGCGATCGCTCGCGCCGCCGACACGATCGCTGTGCTACCCGCGGAGATTGCAGTGCGCGGGCCCGAGGCGCGGCAGCAACTGCTGGTCGAACGTAGCCGCAACGGCCAGTTCGTGGGGCAGGTCGCTGCCGAGATATCGTTCGCAAGCAGCAATCCGCAGGTCGTGACTGTCGAAAGCGGCGTCCTTCATCCAAAGGCCAATGGCGAAGCCACGATCACGGCCTCGGTCGACGGCGCCACGTCCACGGCGCACATCATTGTCACCGACATGGACAAACCATTCGAGTGGAGCTTCCGCAATCACGTCGAGTCGGTGTTTGCCAAGACAGGTTGTAATTCCGGCGCTTGCCACGGGGCGCTGGCGGGCAAAAACGGTTTCAAGCTTTCGTTGCGCGGGTACGATCCCGAAGGGGATTTCACCACGCTCACACGCCAGGCGCGCGGCCGACGCATGGTACCCACCGACCCAGGCCGCAGCTTGCTACTGACCAAGCCGTCTGGCGCTGTGCCGCACAAGGGCGGGCTGCGCTTCTCGCCTGACTCACTCGAATACCGGGTGCTGTCGGAATGGATCGCCGTGGGCGCGCCCGGCCCACAGGCGTCAGATCCGCGCGTGGAACGGATCGAGGTGCTCCCGGCGGGCGTCGTGCTGAAGCCGGGGGACAAGCAACAATTTCTGGTACGTGCTTATTTCACCGATGGCCATCAGGAAGACGTCACACGGTGGGTCAAGTTCACCTCAGCCAATGAATCGGTAGCGCAAATCGACGACGCGGGCCTGGTCAGCGTCGTGGGGCATGGCGAAGGAGTGCTGACCGCCTGGTACGCCAGCCGCGTGGCGGTCTCGTCGGTCAGCGCACCGTACGAAAAACCGATCGCGGCCGACGTCTTTGCCTCGGCACCGCGGCGCAATTTCATTGATGAGCTGGTGCTGGCCAAGCTCGAAAGCCTGAACATTCCCCCATCGCCCCGCGCCGAAGATACCGAATTTTTGCGTCGCGCGTACGTCGACACGATCGGCGTGTTGCCGACCGCAGATGAAACGCGCGCGTTTCTGGCGGATACCGCGACCGACAAGCGCGACAAGCTGATCGAATCGCTGCTAGCGCGCCCTGAGTTTATCGACTATTGGGCCTACAAATGGTCCGATCTGTTGCTGGTCAATGGCGACAAGCTGCGCACGCCGGCCTTGTGGTCTTACTACACGTGGATTCGCAACCAAGTCGAAGCGAACACTCCCTGGGACGAATTCGTGCGGCAGATCGTCACGGCCAAGGGGAGCACGCTGGAGAACGGCGCCTCGAACTATTACATTCTGCACGGCGACCCTCTCGACCTGGCCGAGACCACCAGCGTGGCCTTCCTGGGCATGTCGATCAATTGCGCTCGCTGCCACAATCATCCGCTGGAAAAGTGGACCAACAGTCAGTATTTCGCGTTTGCGAATCTGTTCGCGCGCGTTCGCACGAAGAGCATGCCGGGCGAAGGAAACCTGATCGTCTATCACGATTCGTCGGGCGAATTGATTCAACCGCTCACCGGCAAACCGCAGCCGCCGGCACCGCTTGACGGGACGGCGCTCACGAACGCTTCGACCGAGGATCGCCGCCTGGCGCTCGCCGCTTGGCTGGTCGCACCGGAAAATCCCTATTTCAGCCGTTCGATCACGAATCGCGTGTGGGCGAATTTCTTCGGCGTCGGCCTGGTCGAAAAGGTCGACGACATGCGCCTCACCAATCCGGCCAGCAACGAGCAATTGCTGGTCGCCGCGGCCCGCCATCTGGCCGACAACCGCTACGATTTGAAGGCGCTGATGCGGACGATCCTGCAATCCAATACGTATCAGCGTACTAGCCGACCGCTGCCCGAGAACACGGGCGACGAACGATTCTATTCGCATTATTATCCCAAGCGTTTGATGGCCGAGGTGCTGCTGGATGCCATGTCGCAGGTGTCCGGCGCGGCCACCGAGTTTGCCGGCTATCCGGCAGGCTGGCGGGCCATGCAGTTGCCCGATTCCAATGTGGCCTCTTACTTCTTGAAGGCGTTCGGCCGGCCCGAGCGGATCACGACCTGCGAATGCGAACGAAATGCCGAACCCAGCGTGGTGCAAGTGCTGCACATCGCCAACGGCAACTCGCTGAACGACAAGCTGCAATCGTCGACGAACGACATTTCGAAATTGCTTGCAGAAAATGCCGCCGACGACAAGCTGCTAGAAGGTCTGTTTCTGGCGGCGCTGTCGCGTTACCCGACCGACGCAGAAAAAACCAAGATCCTGCCCGAGCTGGCTGCGACCAGCGCCGCGGACAAGCGTCAGGCGGTCGAGGATTTGTACTGGAGCGTGCTCAGCAGTACCGAGTTCCTCTTTAATCATTGACCTTCTCATATCTGAAATTTAAACATCGACGCGATCGCGCTTGTGCGGTCGAGATCCTCATGCACCTAAGCGATCGTTTAACGACGAGCTGGCTGTTGGCCGTGGCGATTTTGGCAATGACCGGCACTGCCACGCGCGCCGACGACGCGCCGGTCGCCGTCGCGCAGCAGGACGCGAAGGCGGCGGCGAAGGAACCTGAGTTCAACACTCATATCGCGCCGCTTTTCAAGAAGTACTGCCTGGGTTGCCACAACGCCGACGATGCGGAACACGATCTCGTTCTGGAGACGCATGAAAGCCTGTTGAAAGGGGGCAAAGCCGGTGCGGCGATTGTGCCGGGCCAGGGCGATGCGAGCCGTCTGCTGTTGATGCTCGACGGACGTGCCAAGCCCGCCATGCCGCCTGAAGGAAACGAAGGGCCCACGCCGGCCGAGATCGCGCTGGTGAAGTCCTGGATCGATGCCGGTGCCAAGGGCCCCACTGGCGCGGCGCCTGACCCAACACTGTTGGTCACCCCCAAGGTCGCATTGCGTGGTACGCCGCGCCGGCAGATCAATGCCGTGGCCATCTCACCGGACGGTAAGCTGGCGGCGCTCGCCGGTTACGCCGAGATCCGCTTGATCGCGACCGACAGCCGGGCGACGGTCCGCAAATTCTCGGGACATCGCGGCAATGTAACGGACGTGGAATTCTCGAAGGACGGTGCCCGGCTCCTCTCGGCAGCCGGTGAGGCGGGCCTCTTCGGCGAAGCAATCGTGTGGAACGTGGCCGACGGTGCGCCGCTGCGAAAGATTGTCGGCCATCGTGACAGCCTTTATGCCGCGACGGCCAGCCCTGAAGGCCAATTGATCGCCACCGGCGGCTATGACCAGCAGATCAAGCTGTGGGACGCCGCCAGCGGTGAATTGGTGCGCACCTTGGCCGGCCACAATGGCGCGGTCTACGATCTGGCATTCAGCCCGAACGGAAAATTGCTGGCCAGCGCCAGCGCCGATCGATCGGTGAAATTATGGGAAGTGTCGACCGGCGAACGGCTGGACACCTTCGGCCAGCCACTGAAGGAACTTTACACCGTGGCCTTCGCGCCGGACGGTAAGCACGTCGTGGCCGGCGGCGTCGATAATCGCATTCGCGTCTGGCAGATCAGTGATTCGGCCAAAGAGGGAACCAATCCGCTGGTCTATACGCGCTTCGCGCACGAAGGGGCCGTCATCAAGCTGGCCTACTCGCCCGACGGCAAATGGCTAACCAGCGCTGCCGAAGATCGCACGTTGAAGGTATGGGACGCGGCGACGTATCTCGAAAAGCGTGAGCTCGAAGCGCAGCCCGACTGGGCCGGCGCCCTGGCCATCGCGCCGGACAACAAAACGCTGCTCGCCGGGCGCCTGGATGGCAGTGTCGGCTTCTACGACGTCACGACCGGCGATCGCATTCCGCTTCCGAAGCCCGAGATCACGGCGCTTGAGCCGCGCGGCGTCGAGCGAGGAACAACAACGCGCGTTCGCATCGTCGGCAAGAATCTGCTCGAACCGACGGCCGTCAAGTTCGATCGTGGGCAGTTCACTTCCACGATCGTTCCGCAGGATGCCGACACGGCCCGCGCAGACGAATTATGGGTCGACATCGTGCCGGCTGCCGATACGCCGCGGGGGCGTTATCAGTTGTCCCTCACGACCAGTGGGGGCGACAGCGGACAACTGTCGATCGAGGTCGACAATTTACCGCAACGAGTCGAAGCCGAGCCCAATGCGACTGTTGCTGCCGTCGCGCCGCTGGCGCTGCCTGCCTGTGTGTGGGGCACGCTGGCCACGATGGGGGACGTCGATCATGTCACGTTCGATGCCCGGGCCGGCCAAACGATTGTCGTCGATCTGGCCGCCAAGTCGCTTGGCTCGAAGTTGAACGGCCTGCTCTCGATACTTGACCCGGCGGGGCATGTCGTCGCGGCGAGCAATGATTTCAACGACGAGTCCGATCCACTGCTGGCATACCGCATTCCCGCCGACGGACGTTACGCGATCCGCGTGCGCGACCTGGCGCTGGCCGGTTCGGATAAGCACTTCTATCGCTTGGCGCTCGGCGAGCTGCCGTACGTGACCGCCGCCTTCCCGCTAAGCGTCGCCGTGGGGAGCGAGCGTGACGTTCAATTGATCGGCTACAACCTGCCCGCCGATAGCCGCGTGAAGATCGCGGCCGAGAAGCCGGGAGACGTGGATGTGCCACTGGATGCCAATCGCTTCCGCAGCCGCGAGGGATTGAAAGTGCTGGTTTCCGACACGGCCGAGATCGTCGAGGTGGAACCGAACGATCATCCGGCGCAGGCCACAACGCTTGTCGTTCCCGGCGTCGCCGGAGGTCGCATTGGGGCAAGCGAGGATGCGGCGGCAACGGACACGGACCTGTACCGCTTCGAGGCGCGCAAGAGGCAAACGTGGATTGTCGAGGTCGAGGCGGCGCGTCGTAAAAGCCCGCTGGACGCAAAGCTGGAAATCCTGGACGCCCAGGGGCAACCGGTCCCCCGGCTCGTTTTGCAAGCGGTGCGTGATTCTTATCTGGAGTTCCGCCCCATCGACTCGATCGGGGCTGGCTTCCGTGCCAAGAGTTGGGAAGAGATGGAGCTGAACGAATACATCTACTTGCAAGGCGAGGTGTGCAAGGTCTTCCGCATGCCACAGGGACCGGATTCGGAAATGCTGATGTACACGTCGGCTGGCAAACGACGCGGTTACTTCGATACCAGCGCCCGCGCCCATCCGCTCGATGAGAGTATTTACACGGTTGTCCCGCATGCCATTGACGCCAAGCTGGTGTCGACCGGCTTGCCCGTTTTCACGATCAATTACGAAAACGATGACGACGGCGATCGCAAGCTGGGACGTGATTCGCGATTGACCTTTACCGCGCCGGTCGACGGAACTTACGTGGTACGAGTGAGCGACGTGCGCGGACTGGGCGGCGACATGTTCGGCTATCGACTGATTGTCCGGCCGCCGCATCACGACTTTCAGGTGCGCGTCAACGAGCGCGATATCAGTGTGCCTGCCGGCAGCGGACAGCGACTGACGTTCGCGGCTGACCGTAGCGATGGTTTCGACGGCGAAATCATGATCGAGGCCGCCGGCCTGCCCGCCGGTTTCACTCTCTCAACGCCGACCGTGATCCAGGCCGGTCATAACGAGGCGCGAGCCGTGGTTAACGCTGCGCCGGATGCCGTGAAGCCCACGGACGAAGCCCTGGCCGCGATCAAGATCACGGCCAAGGCCAAGATCGACGGCGCTTGGGTCGAGAAACCGGTCGCCGCACCGAAGCTGGCTCCGGCCGCTAAACCAAAGATCATTGTCCACCTGGAACCGGCCGAGCTCACGATTGCCCCGGGCACGACCGTTACAGCTCTGTTGAAGATCGAGCGCAACGGCTACGACGAACTAGCCAACTTCGACGTCGACAATCTGCCGCACGGCGTGATCGTCGATAACATCGGGCTTAACGGCGTGTTGATCCGGGCCGGTGAGACCGAGCGGCAGATCTTCTTGACCGCGGCCAAATGGGTCCCCGATTCGAGCCGCCAAATTCAGGCCGTGGCAAATGCCGCCGGAATTCAGGCTTCACGTCCGATCACGCTGCAAGTTCGCCGCCCGGCGACCGTGGCCAATGCTTCGGGTGGTGAAGAATAATCGCTGCGTGTCCCGCGAAGCGTTTAGCCGTTTACCGAGTAGCCGCCGTCTACCGTGATCGCTGCGCCGGTGACAAATTGTGAGGCCGGCCCCCCCAGGTACACCGCGATGCCGGCAAAGTCGGCCGGGTCGCCCCAGCGTGCAGCAGGCGTGCGAGCCAGCACGCGCTCGTGCAGCCCCGCGACTTGCTTCCGCCCCCGCCTGGTTAGATCGGTATCGATCCACCCCGGCAACACGGCGTTAACCTGAATGTTGTCTTTGGCCCAGGCAATGGCGAGCGCCTTGCTCAATTGAACGATCCCTCCTTTGCTCGCCGAATACGCTGGTGCGAAGGGGATGCCGAAGATCGACGTCATGGAACCGATGTTGATGATCTTGCCGCCGCCGGCGCGACACATCGCGGGATAAGCCGCCTGCGAGCAGATGAAGGCGCCCGTCAGGTTGATCGTCATCACGTTGTTCCATTCGGCGAGCGTGTAATCCTCGGGCTGCTTGCGAATGTTGATGCCTGCGTTGTTGACCAGAATATCGATTCGGCCAAACTGCTGAACGGCCTTATCGACCATCGCCTTGCAGGACGCTTCGTCAGCGACGTCGACTTCGACCGCCACGGCGTCGGTGCCGACGGCTTTCAGTTCCGTGACGGCCGCTTCACTCTTGGCAGCATCGCGTGCGGCGACAACGATTCGCGCTCCGGCCTCGGCTAGCCCCTTGGCCATCCCCAGCCCGATACCGCCATTACCACCAGTGACTAGCGCCACGCGTCCGCTCAGATCGAACAGTTTCATGCGTTCAATTCTCTTTAATAGGGTGCCGTGCGGGCAGCAACGGTTGCCTAATGGCGTGGATCGCTGCTGATGGCACGATTGGATAGGTGTTTTGGAACCCGCACTCTAACACCGCGTCTGGCAGACGTCGAAGTCGGGAGGCTCGATCTGAATCGTGATGTGGTCGATGCCAAAGCGATCGTGCAGCCGTTTGCGTAGCTCGGCCAGCAACTCCGACGCCGCACGGCCATCGGCAACGACGACGTGCCCTGAGAGGGCTTCCATGCCGCTGGTGATCGTCCAGACGTGCAAGTCGTGAACGCCTTCGATGCCGACCACGCCGGCAATGCAATTTCGCACCTCGTCCAGGTCGACGTGCGCCGGGGTTCCCTCCATCAGGATGGCGATGGCGTCTTTCAGCAGGGCCCAGGACGAGTAGATGATCAACAGCGAGATCAAGGCCGAGGCCACGGGATCGGCCCAATACCAGCCGCATAGCCAGATCAGCGCGCCACCAATAACAGCCGCCACGCTTCCCAGCAGATCCGCCAGCACGTGCAGCCAGGCGCCATGCACGTTGATGTTCGATTCGCGATGTGCCTGCAGCAGCCACAGCCCGAGCAGGTTCACCACCAGCCCGCCTGCGGCCACGGCCATCATCAGGGGTCCGCGCACCTCGGCCGGTTCCCACAATCGCTGCCACGCTTCGAAGATGACAAAGATCGAGATCGCACCCAAGAGCGCGCCATTGGCCAATGCCGCGAGAATCTCAGCGCGATAATAGCCGTACGAGTGTTGCGCGGTCGGTGGGCGCCGCGCGATCCAGGCCGCGAACAGACTCAGGCTGAGCGCCGCGGCATCGGAAAACATATGCCCGGCGTCGGCTAACAGGGCCAACGAATTGCTCAACCAACCGCCGACGAGCTCGGCCACCATGTACACCAGCACCAACGCCAATGTCGCGGCTAGTCGTGACGCAGCCGCATCACGATGACCGTGTGAATGGCCCGCGTGGGAGTGTCGATGTTGTCCGGCGGCGTGCTCAGCGTGGGCAGTCACGAATCGTGCATTCTCACAGGCGAAAACATTAAGCGCGACGCATCAGGCGAAACGCTCGTTAAACATACGACATTAAACCGTGCGATAGTCGTGGCGCGAAGTTCGCGGACGTGGTGCTGGGTGCCCAGCCCACTACGAGTTGCGAATTATGTGCCGCGAAACGTCCTGGCCTGCACTCGACGCCCCGGACGGATTGTCCTAAAAAAGGGGGCATGCCAAAGCCAGTTCCCAGCTCGCCGATGCGTTGGTTTCCGGAGTTTCTAGCGGCGGGCGAGCGCCGCTTACGTCCGCAATCGCGCGTGCTGGCCCTGTCGCTGGTGGTTGGCGTGATCGCGGGCCTGGGGGCGGTAGTCTTCTACGCCGCCGGACAGTTCGTCTTTCACTACACGCTGACCAATGTGGCCGGTTATCAACCAGTCGAAGCCGGCGGCGAGATGCATCTGTTTTCCGGCTCTCCGCATGTGGCGGGAGTCGAGAAACCGAAAGATGTCGAAGCCCGACGCCCGCTGCGCCCTTGGCTGCTCGTCCTGATTCCCGCTCTCGGCGGTCTGGTGTGCGGTTTGATCGTTTACACGTTGGCGCCGGAAGCCGAAGGGCATGGCACCGACGCCGCGATCGCGGCCTATCATCTGCATCAGGGAGTCATCCGGCCACGGGTGCCACTGGTCAAGCTGGTTGCGAGCGCCGTCACGCTGGGCACCGGCGGATCAGGAGGACGCGAAGGGCCGATTGCGCAGATCGGCGCCGGCTTTGGATCATTCCTGGGCACGAAGCTGCGCTTGCGCCCCGACGAACGGCGCTTGCTGATGGCCGCGGGGATGGGAGCCGGCATCGGCGCTATCTTTCGCGCGCCCTTGGCCGGCACGCTGTTCGCCGCCGAGGTGATGTATAGCTCGGCCGATTTGGAGTCGGACGTGTTGATGCCCGCCGCGCTGGGAAGCGTGACGGCTTATTCGACTTTCGGATTGATTTTCGGCTGGCAACCGTTGTTCACGATTCCGCCGCGCGTGGCCGATCTGCTGGTCTTTAACCAGCCGCTCGAGTTGGCCTCTTACTTGATCTTGGCCGTGGCGATGGCGGTGTTGGCGATGATTTATACCCGCACGTTTTACGGATTGACGTACGCCTTTCATCATCTGCCGATCAGTCCGAAGCTGCGGCCGATGATCGGCGCGGCGCTCACGGGCGTGCTGGCCGTCGCACTATTTTATGCATTCGGCGGCGACCAGCGCGTACTATCGGTGCTGAGTTTCGGATATGGAATTCTGCAGTTGGCGCTCGAATATGTGCCGGGGGCCGAAGGCAATATGCGTTTTGCCGCGCTTCTGTTGGCCATTTGCCTGGGAAAACTGTTGACCACGAGCCTGACGATCGGCAGCGGCGGTTCGGCCGGCGTGTTCGGCCCGTCGATGGTCATCGGCGGTTGTGGTGCTGGCGCCTTGGGCATGGTTCTGCATCACTTCGCGCCGTCACTCGTGCCGCACCCGGCCAGCTTCGTGATCGTTGGCATGGCCGGCTTCTTCGCAGCGGCGGCCAAGACGCCCCTTTCGACCCTGGTGATGGTCAGCGAAATGATCGGCAACTACAACCTGCTGCTTCCCTCGCTGTGGGTGTGTACGCTGTCGTTCTTGCTTTCTGATCAACAATCGATCTATAGCGAACAACTGATCGACCGGCTGGCCTCGCCCGTACACGACGCCATTATCAAGGACGAGTAAGCGCGCGAGCTGCGCGTTTTCCTGCAATGCGACTCGCGTTTATCGACCGGACGATTGGCCGTACTCGCGGTGGCGTGCTGCCTGTTACCCGGCTAGCGCCGCTAGGGCATGTGCCGTGGCGCATTGCGAAACGACGGGCCCCAACTCGCTGGCCAGCGAAATAATCGTCGCCTGCCGATTCGTCAATTCTGGCACGTAGCGAGCCAGAAACTCGCCCTGGCCGGAGAGGACGATCGTTGTCGGGCGGGCCGACATGCGATCAAGAACTTTTTGCAAGGCGCTTTCCAATAACGCGACCTGGCAACGACGAATTGTCTCCGCAGCGGCGATCGCGTCGTCTTCGCTGAACATGTCGCGATCTGCGCAGATCGCGCGGGCCAGACGATCGCGGGCCGCACTGCGAGTTGCCGGCCGACCGTCGGCCGTATCGGTCGCCGACGGATCTTCGGCAATATCGCCGAGCACCAGGTATGCATCACGCGTCGTCGCGAATACCTCGTGTGCCGTTGGACAAAGCTGACCGCGCCAGGGCAAATGCGCTGCCATGGCGCACACGGGACTGCGCACCACGCCCGTATAGACCAACTCTCCCGCGGCGAGCCGTTCGGGATCGGTGCGGCCGAGCGCCTGCGCCTGGCCGTCAACCAAGGGGATGATATCGCACGTCGTGCTACCGACATCGATTAATAAGCCGTATCCCGGTGCGTAACGACGCGCGACAAAACTGGCCAGTGCATGCCAGTTCGACGCAGCTGCCGCGAGCGGTCGCGCGATGGCCAACGACGGCGCGACGAACGTGCCATCGGTCAAATAAATGCGCAGCTCGGCACCGACCGTCGCCGTTTGCAAGGCCGACACTATAGCCGCTACGCCTTCCGATTTTGTCGAAAAGCAATCGGCAAGCTCTCCCGTCATGGTCGCCACGAAGCGGTTTCCCAGTGGCGCAACGCGAATGAGTTCAGCAAGTGCATGGGCCAAACCGTGCGGTCGCTGCCACAACGGAAACGGCACGCTGCGGGCGTAGCCCGCGCCGTCGGCGATCTTCAAATTGGCCCCGCCAACGTCGAGTGCAAGTACCGGCATCATCGCCACGTGCAAAAAAAGGAACTGAGTCGAGAAAGCCCGCCGCACGTCATCAACCAGTAGCGTGCGGCACGGCGACGGTCGCAGGCGGATGGCTATCGCCTGCGTTTGGGATCACACGAACGTCGCCGCTCGCGCTGAATTCTATCCGCTCGGGACGGAACGTTAATTCCGGTGACTGGCCGCTGGCCACGGCCAGCATTGCGGCGGCCAGGTTGTCGCGCGCCGCGGCACGCAGCCCCACGTACGAGGTCGTTAGCCGTGGATTGATTTCGATCACGACGTCCTCTGCACCGCTATCGTCGGGTCCCAGGATCAAATCAACTCCGATGTACCCAACTGGTTGCGGAAGCGTGTTGATCGCACGCAGTGCCAAGTGCTGGGCACGTTCGGCTAGCGGCGGCGGCAATGGCAGTGAGCCGCCCAGATAATGAAAGTGGCCGTCGTCGCTTAGCCTTTGCGTACAGGACGGTAACGCCACGTTGCCCATCGGTCCGCAGAGAACGCCGACGCTTGCCGGCTGCCCCGGTCGCCACTTTTCGATCCGTAAACGTTGAGCGTCCGTGGCAGGTAACTCGTCGACGGGCGGAGACTTCAGCAATCGCACTCCCAGCGAACCGGCTCCGTCGCGCGGCTTCAGCACCAACGGAAATGCCAGGTCACCCATGACGTAATCTGCGAGTAGGCATCCGACAGGCACTGGTACGCCGTGGCGGACCAGGTGCTCGGCCGTGGCTTGCTTGTCGCTGGCAAGCCTTGCGAGTTCGATGCCGGGGCCGAGCAGCCGACCACCGGCAGCTATAACCCGCTCGAGACACGACACCAGTATCCCGTCGCACTCCGGCGCGATCACCACGGTCCAATCAGCGGCCGCGGACTCGTCGATGAGTGTCGTGTCGAACTCTTCTTTGGCGGCCACCGGACGAAAATGTACGTTCGCCGTTACGGGAAGTGTCGCCCGCTGATCCCGCAGCACCGTGACGTGCGTCTGCGGAAGGCGAGCAAAGTCCGCGGCCAACGCCGTTACCATCACCGCTCCCTCAGCCAGGAGCGAGGCAGCATCGACGCTCGCACCTTCGTTCGCGAGCAGGCCGCCGCCGGTGAGATATTCGAAAACAAAGATGCGCACGCTGATCGCTCGCGGGTCTACTGTGCGACCACAACGCGACAGCCGACAGCGGCGGCTCTGGAACCCCTCTCCCTCGGGGAGAGGCTAGGTGAGGGGTTAAGCGTTGCGGATCTGTCGAGTCGAAATGGATAAGTGACGTGTGCCAGCTCCCCAAACCTCTCGCTGACAGGGAGGGAAATTTGGAGCGAAGCGACTTAGAAAATGCCCAACTGGTCGCGGGCATCTTCGGTCATTCGGTCCGGCGTCCAAGGGGGAACCATCACCAGCTTCACTTCGACCTCGCTAACTCCCTCCAAGCGACCCAGGAAATCTTTCGACTGTTGGATCAATTGCGGGCCCGCCGGACAGGCTGGGCTGGTCATCGTCATTTCGATCGCCACCTTCTGCTTGCCCTCCTCGGCATCGGCAACCGTGACCAGATAGACGAGCCCCAGGTCCACGATGTTGATGAACAACTCGGGATCGATCACTTGCTTCAGCGCCTCGCGGGCACTTTCTTCGGTTACCGGCATAGGGCACCTCACGGGAAATGTCGAAGTTCGAACTCTTAAATGTCTAATGCTCTCTGCACAAATTCAATCGTCGCGGAGCCGTACCAGGACGTCGTCCCCTTCGATCTTCACTTCGTGCGCCACCGTGGGCCGGGTGGCTGGCATGGTCAGGGCGCGCCCGTCGCGAATATCGAATTTCGCGCCATGCCGGGGGCAGGCAATGCAAAATCCGTCCAGTTGTCCTTCGCCCAGCGGTCCGCCGTCGTGGGTGCAGACGTCATCCAGCGCGTAAAGTTGCCCACCGACATGGAACAAGACAATTAAACGATCCTCGACCTCGGCAATCAACTTGCCGGGATCGGGAATTTCGGACATCTTGGCGACGCGTACAAAATCGGACATGCGTAATTAGTCGGCAGTAGGCAGAGGGCGGTTGGCAGTGGAGAGAATCCGGCAGACGCTCGTCAGCTAAATTCTCAAGAGAATGCTGCGCAAAATCGATGCTGCAGAACGCCCCGTT from Pirellulales bacterium carries:
- a CDS encoding DUF1501 domain-containing protein, which codes for MLDLVGKAAAHTCDGVTRREFLQAGTLSAVGLALPELMAAKARGRVADGHDERAVIMIFNLGAPSQIDCWDMKPEAPAEIRGPFKPIKTNAAGIEISEIFPRMAQHADKYSLVRSCFHTAAAVHDTGHQMLQTGRLFTGGINTPHAGCALAYLRGRKSDLPAHVVLPEPMGRTGGNLPHGQDAGFLGKAHDPFALMADPSKPNFQVPDLLPPATIGQARLDRRRRMRTAVDETVSKFEASGNEQLLDNNFEAAFRLMTSAQARDAFDLSKEPQALRDRYGMTRFGQCCLLARRLIEAGVRFVTINTFLTVFDEITWDIHGSKPFTSIEGMRDIVAPMYDQAYSTLLEDLTERGLLGNTLVCNLQEFGRTPRVNPAGGRDHWPQCWTSHFAGGGVQGGRVVGRSDAIGGVPAERPVDPPEIVGTIYRSLGLDLETKLPGPQGRPFPLVDFGKHEIKELF
- a CDS encoding DUF1549 domain-containing protein; its protein translation is MALSTAWKTIERADTSRRRFITISRVTLLLAGSLASALNYPAIARAADTIAVLPAEIAVRGPEARQQLLVERSRNGQFVGQVAAEISFASSNPQVVTVESGVLHPKANGEATITASVDGATSTAHIIVTDMDKPFEWSFRNHVESVFAKTGCNSGACHGALAGKNGFKLSLRGYDPEGDFTTLTRQARGRRMVPTDPGRSLLLTKPSGAVPHKGGLRFSPDSLEYRVLSEWIAVGAPGPQASDPRVERIEVLPAGVVLKPGDKQQFLVRAYFTDGHQEDVTRWVKFTSANESVAQIDDAGLVSVVGHGEGVLTAWYASRVAVSSVSAPYEKPIAADVFASAPRRNFIDELVLAKLESLNIPPSPRAEDTEFLRRAYVDTIGVLPTADETRAFLADTATDKRDKLIESLLARPEFIDYWAYKWSDLLLVNGDKLRTPALWSYYTWIRNQVEANTPWDEFVRQIVTAKGSTLENGASNYYILHGDPLDLAETTSVAFLGMSINCARCHNHPLEKWTNSQYFAFANLFARVRTKSMPGEGNLIVYHDSSGELIQPLTGKPQPPAPLDGTALTNASTEDRRLALAAWLVAPENPYFSRSITNRVWANFFGVGLVEKVDDMRLTNPASNEQLLVAAARHLADNRYDLKALMRTILQSNTYQRTSRPLPENTGDERFYSHYYPKRLMAEVLLDAMSQVSGAATEFAGYPAGWRAMQLPDSNVASYFLKAFGRPERITTCECERNAEPSVVQVLHIANGNSLNDKLQSSTNDISKLLAENAADDKLLEGLFLAALSRYPTDAEKTKILPELAATSAADKRQAVEDLYWSVLSSTEFLFNH